One window of the Crateriforma spongiae genome contains the following:
- a CDS encoding SDR family NAD(P)-dependent oxidoreductase yields MTESDNVFSLAGRQALVTGGTQGVGAAIARAVARAGADVIVVGVRDDASAQEVLDDIRRHGRQGELLVADLSQPPQRYVDDILAAALDRFPDLGLLVNNVGTYIDRPFLEMDWSTYQTTMNLNVASGYFLTQAFARHWIARGIDGRVVFTGSINGLLAEADHTAYDTSKGAVAAMVRSLCVALAPHGIRVNSMAPGLVRTPLTGPALDQNRLQEWMELHTPNGRVPDADVCGDAVVFLLSQAARHVHGQTLLVDGGMSVWQQPDPPSQFG; encoded by the coding sequence ATGACCGAATCCGACAACGTGTTTTCGCTGGCCGGTCGTCAAGCCTTGGTCACCGGCGGGACTCAAGGCGTGGGCGCCGCGATCGCACGAGCGGTGGCGCGGGCGGGCGCTGATGTGATCGTGGTCGGCGTTCGCGACGACGCTTCGGCCCAGGAAGTCTTGGACGACATCCGACGGCACGGTCGCCAAGGCGAATTGCTGGTCGCCGACCTTTCGCAACCACCCCAGCGATACGTCGATGACATCTTGGCCGCCGCGTTGGATCGTTTTCCCGACCTGGGTTTGTTGGTCAACAACGTGGGGACCTACATCGATCGTCCATTCTTGGAAATGGATTGGTCGACGTACCAGACGACGATGAATCTGAACGTCGCGTCCGGTTATTTCCTGACACAAGCGTTTGCGCGACACTGGATCGCAAGAGGCATCGATGGCCGAGTGGTCTTTACCGGTTCCATCAACGGCTTGCTGGCCGAAGCCGACCACACCGCGTATGACACCAGCAAAGGCGCCGTTGCGGCAATGGTGCGATCGCTTTGCGTCGCTTTGGCACCGCACGGCATTCGCGTCAACAGCATGGCGCCGGGCCTGGTCCGCACGCCGCTGACCGGACCGGCGCTTGACCAAAACCGCTTGCAAGAATGGATGGAATTGCACACACCCAACGGCCGGGTTCCCGATGCGGATGTCTGCGGCGACGCGGTCGTATTCCTGCTGTCCCAGGCGGCGCGTCACGTCCACGGTCAAACGTTGTTGGTCGATGGCGGCATGAGTGTTTGGCAACAACCCGATCCGCCATCGCAATTCGGTTAG